AATCAAtctcttcagttttaaaatgaaacccATTTAACAACATTACAGTGCATCTGCTGTTGAAGAGATCATCTGTGCTGATAACTCTGTTCAAAAACCATTCTGTACCATATAAGCTGGCATGAATATTTCTTCAGCCTGACAGAATTCAGATTTTGGGTAGAGTAAGCATTGATGGGAAAGACCCGTGAAGACAGGACAATGAGACAGAGCCAAGTCCAGCAGCAACAGTGTttaatgagagagaaaattgtTCAATTTAGCATTTAGCCCAAGTATCTGGGCACATGGTGCCTGACACTTCAGTGTGTCAGCAGAGGCAATGACCTGTCCCCTCTGCCTCCCTGCCCTGTGGTTATGTGGGACCATGTTTGACAAACATTTTAACTTTTCAATGCATTTGTCTGAATGGGAgagtgtgcgtgtgtgtgtgtgtgtgtgtgtgtgtgtgtgtgtgtggttggTGGACTGTCAGATGAGATTTCAATAGCTGCCTCAGTGCAAGACAATCCGGGCAGACCACATTAGAAAGGTGTGTGTTTCGGAGCCAGAGGCGCTGCCAACGCAGCACATGTGCTGGCTGTCTCtgcattttattgcttttacCTTTCATTCTGTCAGACCTGGGAGAGGACCCCTCTTCTATGCCATGGAGGATGCACGGGAATATACAGATGTACTACTCCAGGCTGCGGACGTGTTACTGTGTGCTGAGGgattttgccttcattttttttctccagttgaGAAATCTCTGTGGACGTTTTGAGAAACATTACTGCTGTTTATGAGAGAATTGCCCATCTGCAGAGGAGGCACAGTTCTGCATTGTCTTTTAGCTGAGCCCAAATCCCGCAGCCTCCGCCTTTCCTACGCTTTGCAGATTGAGGATATCTGTCTAGCAGAAATGCAGCCTTATTTTAGACAAAGGGGATAAAATCGAACCGGGGACAACTAAAAAGCATCACAGAAACTGCCTAGGCTGTGAGTAGCCCTTTTGTTGGGGAGGATCGGATACACATTCTTGTGTCACTTTGCAGCGTCGCTGCTGAATCTCAGTCCCTTGATAACAGCAATCACATACGCTGTCTCCTTTCATCTACAGCTGCCCTATATATTATGGCAATCCCTCTTTGATGGAAAGTTATCTATTCTTTTCTGACCCGAGGGCAAGGTTATTTCAATACACTCCATTTAGTGCTATCACTGAAACACATCCAAAAGCATCAACCGGTGCATAATGGGGCTGCTCAGCATCTGAATGAAATGAGAGCACGTAGCGAGGGGAGCACACGTGctttttgctgctctgccatTTCTACCAGGGAATGGAAGATGCATTTCACACCACCTTGTGTGGTAGAAATGGCTCTGTGGTTGGAAAGACTGAGATTTTCGCAGTCAAGAAAAGAGATCCAAACACACTACTTTAAGACAGGGCTCCTTTGGTGAGGCTGAAGAGTTTCCTACTGGAAAGCAACTAGCTGAAAAGAACAGACCACAACATGATTTTCACAGCCAATAATTGCACACATTCAGGAATTCTACCCACATTGAGGGATGAACCATATTCACTTCCTCAGTCCTACCATTTCTATATTGAAGAAGGATATTTCTGCCATTCAATGAACTTTTTACCAATGTCTCCTTAACCCTTCTGTCTCCACATATAACGATGCTATTTACTATCAGAGTTCAAATTCCTGGTCAGATCAAACATGACGCTTTTGCAAATTTCTGTCTAAAAAAGGAGAAGCGGAAGAAGAGCTCAGACTGGCACTTCTTGTGCTGTTGTTCACCaaggggagcagcccaggggACAAGGTGCAGCTCAGGGAAACCCTGCACACCAATTGGAGCAGAGAGGGTGGGTGTGTTTGTTCCTGTGGGTGCAAAAACGTGAAGATTGGGTGACAATACCCAGAGATTTGAATGGCTTTTGACATCAGGCTTTCCCCTACCTGTGATAAATGGCAAGAAAGTTGACCTCCCCCACCATGAGAGTCCATTGGAGAAGCAGCGCTGCTTATGCAGCATTTGCTCTGAGGGCCAAAGCAGGGTGCCAGCtgtggctctggctctggctctgcaaAGCAGTGAACCTCAGAGCACTCTTCATGCATAAGCTCCTGGGGTTTGCACAGTCACGTCCAGAGTAGGAGTGCTCCTTGATGATGCCCGTCTCCATGGATTCAGACTTGATTCCATGTTTGCATGCTGCCCATTGTACACCACCACCCCCATGGGTAAGGCAAAGACcccttctgaaaataaacaagactTCCAGCAGACCCGTAGGCCGTCTGGTAGTGGAGGCAGGCGAGAAGACACTGGGCTGGAAAACTCAGTCACGTGGCAGTGCTTCTATCTGTCACCACAGCCATTTCTTTTGACAAtgttaaatgctgttttaattaTCGTGtaaacacattttctgtaagaaatctGTAACAAACAGCAAGCTGGTAGTGCAATGTTTCCCTGGGATGAGACCTTTTCTTAGAGCTGCTTTACAAATACACAGATCCCATCTATATTTTAACACGCCATTCATTTTACCACTAGAGAGACCTCTACCACAAACCAGCATACCCCTCTTGGACAAAAGAATTATCTTCTCTCTGGACTGTGCTGACAGCACACGAGCTGTGTGCCATTCCTGGCGCTGCAGGTCCGAGCACTGACACAGTGCAGCCCTGGCCGTGCTCTGCCCGCTCCTGGTGCGTTCTGTGCTTTCCATCCACTCGCTGCCATGCAGCAGCACCCTGTGCACCAATGCAATAAACTGCAACTTTTGGGCCCATACGCAGTAGCAGCTGTGACCACCAACTGCTGGACGTGTAACTGTGACTATGCCTCAGTGAGGGCTACTGAAGACTGACAATCTGCAGAGACTCCTAAAACCCTTCTCCCGTGTCTTGGGAGATCTGAGTGGTGAAGGGCACTCTCATGAAGATGTATGAAGCAAAGTGCATGGCTAAGTCTCCCTAGGTTTGAAATTGCCAGGATGCTTCGGGCTCATGCAGAGACAAACACCGTCCTTCTTGTTTTCTACTGCTTGAGAAGCCTTTGGAGATGCCAAGGAGcagccacagtgctgtgagCCAGGGCCAGCTGTGTTCCCTGGGTCCCCCTGTGCTGTTTCTTACTGCTGCCCCAGCCATTCCCCATCTCCCAACACCTCCTCCAAAGGCACCTTTTCAGCATGCAGCTGGTTGGTCAGATTGGTCCCCATGCTATGGAAGTGTGGCCCAGTTTTTAAGTTATCGTTAGGGAGGAAGAGCATTTTGTGACTTGGTGGTGAAAGCTCATGCCAAGTGCTTTCTGCACTCTGTGACCAGGTAACCACAACCCTGGTTTTGTTTCAAACACAACAGAtccaggagaaggaaaaggataagTTTTCACTCCTTCAACTTGTGAAAAGACTGCTGCACTGGGCAGAAGGTTGAGCTTCAGCTTTTGCACGGGATTCATAAGGCCCAATGAAGGTGACGCTGCTGTACATGGTCCCTGGTTTGGGAACAGTGATATTTACATTCAGAACACTCTTACCTGCCTCACTGAGGTGAAAGCTAAGAGCAGTGATACTGGAAAACTGTGAGAACCCCGAGCACACGTCAGACCGTGCAGCCATAGGTGCCCCTCTGCTAGCGGGGGACAGATGCAACCTGCTGCTCTCCGACTCCCGTGAGCACTCACCTTCTCAGCACGGTGTGCTATGGGTGGCTGCTCCCTGTCACAGCGCTgtctggggctgctgcctctgggcgggggcacagggcagccccTCCTGCCATGCAGCCCCAGAGTCccgggctgtgctgctcagcccccCAGGGCTGCGGGGCGATGggcaggctgtgagcagctggtGAGGCAGTGGGAGTGCTGGGGAGAGGTAGGAATGTGGgtctgctgagagctgcaggagctggatCGCCCGCACTGAGCTCAAACGTGAAGTCTTTTAAATAGGAGAGTGCTTTGTTATTTAGCTGGGCATATTCAAAATTGATCTTGCCCCTAGTGACTTCATCTAGgatttttgctctgcttttctgatcTTCAGAGCAaatttcttccccattttgcTTCAAATGGTACAGACTGCTGGCTTGGAAGCCCGTTTCATAATTGTATTGATTTGTGCAGGGAATACTGCAATATTCTGGCTTTTGGTCAGTGCAGTTGCATTCATTTTGCAACAGCAGCTTGTTTTTGTACTGAGACATCTTACAGATAATACCGTTCATGTCATTGCCAATACAGTTGTCTTCCAGGTGCTTGTTGTCATAGCTGATTTTTAACGATGCCACTCGTGACATGCAGTGCTCCAAGAGCTGCACTATACCAGCGCTGCTCTCCCGCGGCGTGGGGCTGATGTAGCCCTGGAAGTGTCCGAGCCcaagaggctgcagcagctcatcGCAGATGGACAGGGGGTGGTACACCGCTTCACTTCTGTCCTCCCTCTCCAGAGGATCCGGGGGTGAGGTGGCAGCAGTCTTGTAGGAATAACAGGACTCTGCGTCGTGATTGTCATTTAGCAAAGGGTTTTCAGAGCTCTGTGAGCCACTGTGTCTGCTCAAACTTTCTGTCAGCGGGTCTTCACCTCCTGATGTCTGGTGTCTATCTGTCATTGTCGCCTTATCCTCAGCTGAAGATGGCTGTGTGTCATCCCCATTAGCCTGTAACTGAGGTACACAGTTCGATGCTCCGGTGGTTTCCGCAGCGCCAGGCGCTGTAGGTGAGTCCTGGTGGTGACTCCCTGCCCTTCCTTGGGGGGCCACATTACCTGTTTGGGTGCAAGAGTCTCTTTCAGCAACATTTTCTGAAGAGGTCTGGGTTGCAGCCTTGCCTTCATCCAAAAACACCCCTAAGTGAGATGAATTAGATTCTTCCTCgctctttttctcctgctgagcCTCTGTGCTAACTTTCTGCTCTGGACTGGGACTGCGAGTGATCAGTGAGTCATTATACTTTTCTGGCTGTGATCTGGGACTCTGCAGAGAGTCTGGGGAGGAAACAATCCCCGCGTGTTTTCGCAGCCAGTTTATTATCCCCATGGTTAATGAAAGCTCAGTATCACAGAGCTTTAGCAAGCATTCTTTGCCTTTCCACGTGCTGTGGAAAAATCCTTGGCTGATAATGTCTATACCTGGCTGGGAAGCCATGTTTTCTTCAGCTCCAACGTGAAAGCTGTAGATGGACAAGGGGATTTCAATGGCTTGTTCTGAAACGCTTTCAGATGTACACAGGTCATCATCCATGACCGGGTTTATTTTGACTTCGTTTGGGTCATAGAAGAGCTCATAAAGGGCATCTCCACTGTAGCTGTCTCTTGGAAATCTGCCTGGGACCCCAGGGGTCTGAGCTTCCTTCACTTCGTCATCTTGTCCAGGAGAGAATGAATCATAGTAGCCTTCATCGCTTGTGGATATGGATTCCTGGTTGTCACTTTTTGGTGTTCCAGTTTCCACGGAGCTCTCTTTGGAATTGTCCCCATCTTTATCAGGCGGTGTCTGGGGGCTTGTGGCAGGTGCAGCAGCCTGGCCTCCAGCTTTTCCCCTGTCAGAACCGGGAACCTTCAGTACCTTCTTATCAAACAGCGTGCTCTGATGCAGCCTCACTGATTTGTTAATGTTGTCCCAAAATTTTGCAAATTCAACGGCCTCATTCTGGCCCGGGGAGGCCAGCTGCTCCACACCTCCCTGGAAGGAGCCCATGACGGGGCTCTCCTTGTGCTTGCTCCGTCTCACCAGGACTTctttgctgctctccagctccaGGTGAGCAGAGCTCTCATCAGCAAAGATTTCCCCGCAGCCAGTGAGGGAGTCAAAGCTCTTCAGCGATGCAACATCTTCACACAGAGCATTGCAGCAGTCGTAGGAAGAGTCGGACTGCAGCTCGTTGTCAGAGCAGTCTTGGGACAAGCAGTCAGCGGCAAATGTTTCTCCAGTATTGAAAAGGGACTTTGTGAGACGCCCAGGCACCTCACCCTTGCAGCCCGAAGCGGACAGATTCTTGTCCTTCTCAACCAGGAACGTGAGGCTCTctggtttacttttttttatatgaaatat
Above is a window of Gallus gallus isolate bGalGal1 chromosome 9, bGalGal1.mat.broiler.GRCg7b, whole genome shotgun sequence DNA encoding:
- the AMER3 gene encoding APC membrane recruitment protein 3; amino-acid sequence: MELKRGKTFIKSSAQHERVPPAHTAPANRDEMGKDKRAALEGNQSVAQVQLACLATHKNYRFSSRAARSEAGENSLEKPSGTSYKLVRKSKTHDCVSEADKSEPCGPSSRACEEGFAAKGKGRLVNSVSFSGMSSSTSKKECVVNPSPPACSSQIIDYRNFVPQMPFVPAVAKTIPRKRISLKRSKKGLRDIFHIKKSKPESLTFLVEKDKNLSASGCKGEVPGRLTKSLFNTGETFAADCLSQDCSDNELQSDSSYDCCNALCEDVASLKSFDSLTGCGEIFADESSAHLELESSKEVLVRRSKHKESPVMGSFQGGVEQLASPGQNEAVEFAKFWDNINKSVRLHQSTLFDKKVLKVPGSDRGKAGGQAAAPATSPQTPPDKDGDNSKESSVETGTPKSDNQESISTSDEGYYDSFSPGQDDEVKEAQTPGVPGRFPRDSYSGDALYELFYDPNEVKINPVMDDDLCTSESVSEQAIEIPLSIYSFHVGAEENMASQPGIDIISQGFFHSTWKGKECLLKLCDTELSLTMGIINWLRKHAGIVSSPDSLQSPRSQPEKYNDSLITRSPSPEQKVSTEAQQEKKSEEESNSSHLGVFLDEGKAATQTSSENVAERDSCTQTGNVAPQGRAGSHHQDSPTAPGAAETTGASNCVPQLQANGDDTQPSSAEDKATMTDRHQTSGGEDPLTESLSRHSGSQSSENPLLNDNHDAESCYSYKTAATSPPDPLEREDRSEAVYHPLSICDELLQPLGLGHFQGYISPTPRESSAGIVQLLEHCMSRVASLKISYDNKHLEDNCIGNDMNGIICKMSQYKNKLLLQNECNCTDQKPEYCSIPCTNQYNYETGFQASSLYHLKQNGEEICSEDQKSRAKILDEVTRGKINFEYAQLNNKALSYLKDFTFELSAGDPAPAALSRPTFLPLPSTPTASPAAHSLPIAPQPWGAEQHSPGLWGCMAGGAALCPRPEAAAPDSAVTGSSHP